Proteins encoded by one window of Dioscorea cayenensis subsp. rotundata cultivar TDr96_F1 chromosome 6, TDr96_F1_v2_PseudoChromosome.rev07_lg8_w22 25.fasta, whole genome shotgun sequence:
- the LOC120263951 gene encoding LOW QUALITY PROTEIN: nodulation protein H-like (The sequence of the model RefSeq protein was modified relative to this genomic sequence to represent the inferred CDS: deleted 1 base in 1 codon) — translation MSEDCCFLNKDALIVKAPKKSPLALRMVVLSVVMICGVYICSICLKQIGTQPNPRLMRAELVDIPCRDPRIPESELPYVHYPEPISYSRDECACTPVRLFVIVSMQRSGSGWFETLLNSHVNVSSHGEVFSNKERRSNMSSITKTLEKLYNLDWNSSASKNECTAAVGLKWMLNQGLVAHHKEIVEYFNRRGVSVIVLFRRNLLRRFVSILANSHDRDAKQLNGTHKAHVHSRNEADVLARFKPLINATDLIPSLSHMDRGSADALDYFKNTHHMLLYYEDLVSNHTKLIDVLEFLKLPPRKLFSRHVKIHTKPLSQQVENWDTIYNTLKGTQYERFLTADYQ, via the exons ATGTCTGAAGATTGTTGTTTTCTTAACAAG GATGCTCTTATTGTCAAGGCCCCAAAGAAATCTCCACTTGCTTTGAGAATGGTTGTGCTGTCTGTAGTTATGATATGTGGCGTTTATATATGCTCGATCTGTTTAAAGCAAATAGGAACACAACCAAACCCCAGGTTAATGAGAGCAGAGCTAGTTGATATACCTTGCCGTGATCCTAGAATTCCTGAATCTGAGTTACCATATGTGCATTATCCCGAGCCCATCTCTTACAGCAG GGATGAATGTGCTTGCACTCCTGTTCGGCTATTTGTTATTGTGTCAATGCAGAGGTCTGGAAGTGGGTGGTTTGAGACCTTGTTAAACAGCCATGTCAATGTCAGCTCACATGGCGAGGTATTTTCTAACAAAGAACGGAGAAGCAATATGTCATCTATCACCAAAACATTGGAAAAATTGTATAATCTTGATTGGAATAGCAGTGCTTCTAAAAACGAATGCACTGCTGCTGTTGGCTTAAAGTGGATGCTTAATCAG GGTCTTGTGGCCCACCACAAGGAGATAGTTGAGTAT TTCAATAGAAGAGGTGTCTCGGTGATAGTTCTGTTTAGAAGAAATCTTCTCCGCAGATTCGTTTCAATTCTAGCAAATTCTCATGATCGAGATGCCAAACAATTAAATGGCACACATAAAGCTCATGTGCACTCGAGGAATGAG GCTGATGTGCTTGCTAGATTCAAACCCTTGATAAATGCCACTGACTTGATTCCTAGTTTGAGTCACATGGATCGGGGATCTGCTGACGCTTTGGATTACTTCAAGAACACTCACCACATGCTTCTCTATTATGAAGATCTTGTTAGCAACCACACT AAACTCATAGATGTTCTTGAGTTCCTCAAGCTGCCTCCAAGAAAGTTGTTTAGCCGACATGTGAAGATACATACAAAACCATTGTCGCAACAGGTTGAGAATTGGGACACCATCTATAACACTCTGAAGGGAACCCAGTATGAGAGATTCTTGACAGCCGACTATCAATAG